Within the Zea mays cultivar B73 chromosome 10, Zm-B73-REFERENCE-NAM-5.0, whole genome shotgun sequence genome, the region CTCATGCAAAAAAACATTAAAAGTAGCATCACAATCGCATAATGCTTCGCAGGACACTCATTTGATCCCTCGCTCCCGTGCACAGCCACAGTGTTCGTCCAAAAACCGGCGACGCCGGCCCAAGAAGCACATGAAGCGGTCATTATGTCGCGCTGCTCGCTCACAAGTCAAGCCAACCCCCGTAAGCCGCAACTGCGAAGTGCAAACCTCACGCGGTCTCCACTGCCGCCGGCGCCGCCGGGTCGCGGCCGCGACCGCGACCCGCACGCCAACCACTTAGCTGCGAGCCCCACGCGTCAGCGTCTGGCGACTATAAACTTTCCTCCCTTCGCAGTTCTCACCATCCTCCCCGTCCTATCCTCTCCCTCGCCATCATCGTCTCCGCCTCCGCCGCTCCCCCTCGGTCCCCTCCCCACCTCCCGTTCTCTCCCTCCTTGGATAGGGTTAGAGACTGAGCTCCCCCGCACGCGCGCGAGCCATGGTCTCCTTCACCTGTTCCCAGGTCGGCGCGACGGCAGCGGGCGGAGCCTCGCCCTTCCTCGGCTACCGGTGGCGGAGCGGCCCCGGGGGAGCCACCCCGTCGAGCTCCCTCTTCGTTGGCCGGCGGCTGGCAGCGGTGCAGATGCGCGCGCCATCTCGCGGGGCCCGCGGGGGCTCCGCGCTGCGGGTCACGTGCGAGAAGGTGGTGGGGATCGACCTGGGCACCACCAACTCCGCGGTCGCCGCCATGGAGGGCGGCAAGCCGACCGTCGTCACCaacgccgagggcgcgcgcaccaCGCCTTCCGTGGTGGCGTACACCAAGACCGGGGAGCGCCTGGTGGGGCAGATTgctaagcgccaggcggtcgtgaaCCCCGAGAACACCTTCTTCTCTGTCAAGCGCTTCATCGGCCGCAAGATGGCTGAGGTCGACGACGAGGCCAAGCAGGTCTCGTACGGCGTTGTCAAGGACGAGAACGGCAACGTCAAGCTCGACTGCCCCGCTATCGGCAAACAGTTCGCTGCCGAGGAGATCTCCGCGCAGGTAACTTGTTATGTTAGAATGGCAGACCAAATGCCCTCAGCTGGCTCCAGTGGTCGGTGACTGGTGGTGCCATCCGTAAGGATGGCAAAAATAAACAAATATCCGGTGGATATGCATTTTACTCTACGTTTTTTCATGGGACAACCTGTATAGAAATCCGAGTTTTGAGGATATGGGTAAATGCCACTCTTGTTGCCATTCTATTGTCTATATTGAAAACCTATGAGTTCTACTAGAGAATAGCTCCTGGTCCTGGCAAATCACTTGTTAAGGTATACTGGATTGAATGTTGTTTGTAATGCAACTGGTACATTGCGTTTGAGGTAAAAAGGTATATTTTGCCACATAAAGATGAACGGATGTAAAGGAAGCTGCTTTTATGTTACTAGGCAACCAGCCTGTGTTAGAATCTTTGGTAATGCTACGGGGTTCTGATTCTTTGGAGAGTCAGTGCCAGTTTCGAATGCTGGGTTTTTTTCCAGAATGCTGCACATGTAAAATTCTGGGCGGACCAAGCTGGGTTTATGCATTTTGATTTCAGCCTGAAAACAAGTAGCATTCTGATATGATTTCTATCAACATTGGGGTTTGCttgaatttctttttcttcagTTAAGCAGTTGGTCATTTGTGTTCTGCATGCACTTATGTCCTCGGGGACTGAGTTTTTGAGTATATATAAAATATGTATGTTATCATCTGTATAAAACTACTTTTGAGTTGCTACTAGCTACCAGACCAATAGATGTGATATACTTACCATTTTACTTCCATAGTAAGTTGTACATTTAACTTATCCTGTTTTATTATCCGAACAGGTTTTGAGGAAGTTGGTGGATGATGCATCTAAGTTTCTTAATGAGAAAATCACAAAAGCAGTGGTTACAGTCCCAGCATACTTCAATGATTCACAAAGGACAGCAACTAAAGATGCTGGCCGCATTGCAGGACTGGAAGTTCTCCGTATTATTAATGAACCAACTGCTGCATCGTTGGCCTATGGTTTCGAGAAGAAAAATAATGAAACAATTCTAGTGTTTGATTTGGGAGGCGGAACCTTTGATGTATCTGGTAAGGAAGTGTTCCACCTGTTCTTTTTTTATTGCTTTACTTCTGAACCACATGGATAATAATCATCTCTTATCATGGAGATAAAGCCTTTTGCTTTCAATTGGTTCAGACTTCAGAACTATGTGCTGAATAAGTGAATATTTATTCAGTTGTATGAATTGATCAACATTTGTTTCATTTGCCCTGAACGAATTGTAAGGTCACAAATGGGTTTTCAGGAATACTAGTGCAACTCTTACTCTGATTTTGCCCAATTTGAGCTATAACGTGTCAAATGATATGTCCCAGGAACATTAGTGAAACTTTATGTTGCCCAACTCTTTGAACCAGGTGTTTTCGTTTTACCTTTGATGATCATGTGGATGAACATGTTCCATTTATATTTCTCTTAATGAGAGTGGCATTCTCTGCCAGTGTCTTACTATTACACACTAAATGTTTTTTGAGATGTTTATACTTGCATTATAACTAAAGTAACACCGTCATGCAGTATTGGAAGTTGGTGATGGTGTGTTTGAGGTGCTTTCCACATCTGGTGACACACACCTTGGTGGTGATGACTTCGATAAGGTTTGACAGAATTTTGTTCTGTTCTTTTTTAGTAGGTTGTTACACGGCAACTTGAACTTTCTCAACACGCACCATTTTGTTCTTTGTATGTTGTTATAAGCATCACTGTCAAACTGTGAAATTGTTTCTCTTACATATTTTCAGTAAATTAGCCCTCCTGAGCTTGAGTAACAAGCACCATGTAGATTTCTTTGTATTTAAAAATTCATAAACATGCCATTTTAGTTCCTGATAGAGCAAAGGGGCAAGACATGTGAAAAAGGCAGCTCACAGAATCACAATGTACAAATCATATAGCATATATTTATTTCTATTTTTAACTAATTTGAATTCCTGATAGATTAAATCAGTAATACACGTAAAAAGGCGAGACTAGTGCTAGGCAGAGTAGCATTGCCTTGCCTAACACACAGGATTTTTTATCTAGGTGCCTGATAAGCTGAAAAATGATCATGAGACTCAAGGATGTATGTTGTCTCAATTTTTATGTTTAGCATGTCAAATATTATCTGTTTGGCATTTCATTACTCTGGCCTTTGCTAGGCAGGTTTTGACCTCCTGCCTAGTGCCTAGCATTTCTTTTGAAACGTTTGATCATATGGAATGTCAAAATCTAACTAACTTCATACTTTATGCAATTTTAAGGGAGATAGTTCTCAACTATATTGATATATTATCCTTGACTTGTTCAGAGAATAGTAGATTGGCTTGCTAGCAACTTCAAGAAAGATGAACGTATTGATCTTCTGAAGGATAAACAAGCCCTTCAGAGGCTTACTGAGGCAGCAGAGAAAGCTAAGATGGAACTGTCAACGCTGACACAGGCAAATATTAGGTAGGCTACTTTTAGTGTATTTACGCAGTGTTTAAACTTGAACAATGTTCTGCTCTGCTGTTGATCTACATTATTTCAAATTGCTTATTTCTGAATACATTAAATTCAGCCTACCATTCATTACTGCTACTGCTGATGGGCCAAAACACATCGAGGCAACCCTCTCGAGAGCCAAATTCGAGGAACTATGTTCAGACCTTATAGACAGGTACCATTCTATCAGTATTTCTGTGCTCACTGCTTTTTGAAAATTGTCTCTCTATAATTCCATATGATCTATGTATGAGAGATTTTTCAAAGGCTTTGCTGACTTTCATTCTGGTGACAGGCTTAAAACTCCTGTTAATAATGCACTGAGAGATGCCAAGTTGTCTCTCAGTGATCTGGATGAAGTTATTCTTGTGGGTGGATCCACCCGAATCCCTGCAGTTCAAGAACTTGTGAGGAAGCTTACTGACAAGGATCCCAATGTTACGGTCAACCCTGATGAGGTTGTTTCTCTTGGGGCAGCTGTGCAGGTGATTTTCTTTATCCTCAAATGTGGTTTATTTTTGCAGAGAATAATAGTAAAGTTGCTTTTGTATTGAATTGCATAACACATCATTATGATGTAAAGCATCATTTTGACTCATCCAATATGCCACATTTGGCGTATTCTGCTTCCATTGCAACACCAGGGCGGGGTTTTGGCAGGAGATGTGAAAGATGTCGTTCTTCTGGATGTTACTCCATTATCTCTTGGTTTGGAGACATTGGGTGGAGTGATGACAAAGATTATCCCCAGGAATACCACACTGCCAACCTCAAAATCGGAGGTATTCTCAACAGCTGCAGATGGACAGACGAGCGTTGAGATTAATGTTCTCCAGGGAGAAAGAGAGTTTGTTAGGGACAACAAGTCCCTTGGAAGCTTCCGGTTGGACGGAATCCCTCCTGCACCTCGTGGTGTCCCACAAATTGAAGTGAAGTTTGATATTGATGCAAATGGTATCCTCTCAGTTGCTGCCATTGATAAGGGCACTGGAAAGAAACAGGACATCACCATCACTGGTGCTAGTACGCTACCTAAGGATGAGGTATGTTGATATTGTGTCTGACAATTGTAGTGAGCTGTTGGTGCCTTAGTAGTTAGACAAAAATTGCCAGGTTTCATTCTTGTGTCAATGATGCGATGTTGGCTACTTTATGACGCTGTGGTTCATTGTTATTTCCTACCATTCTGTAGTAGAGTAGTATGATTCTGCTAATTCCATAACAAATAGTACCTACATTGGTGCATGAACGCTTCAACTACCTCCTTTTGCAGGTTGAGAGAATGGTAGAAGAAGCCGATAAGTTTGCCAAGGAGGACAAAGAGAAGAGAGATGCAATCGACACCAAAAACCAGGCGGACTCAGTGGTCTACCAGACTGAGAAGCAACTGAAGGAGCTTGGCGACAAAGTCCCCGCTCCTGTGAAAGAGAAGGTGGATGTGAAGCTCCAGGAGCTCAAAGACGCCATTTCTGGTGGATCAACACAGAGTATGAAAGATGCCATGGCTGCTCTGAACCAGGAGGTGATGCAGATTGGCCAGGCAATGTATAACCAGCCTGGTGCCAGTGCTGCTGGGCCTACTCCTGGTGCTGAGGCCGGACCTACGCCTGGTACCGGACCAACGCAGAATGATGGGGATGTCATTGACGCAGACTTCACAGATAGCAATTGAGGGGTGATTGATGCATGGCCATGTGTTGAGCAAGGTTGGCGTTAAGGAGTGAACAAATTGTTCCTTTTTTGTGTTGGGATTGTTACTATAGGCTATCTAGCATGGAGTTGATAGAGATAGTTTTTCGCGAACTTCTCCTGTGATTGACTCAACAATTAGCTGAATGCTATATAAAGTCGAAAGGAGCGCATAAGGTTTTTTATTCAATTTGTAGCTGATTAATTGAATTGTTGCAATAAAGGTGTTGAATTGATCAGTTGCCTTCTATATCCCTGACagagttttttttttcttttcaaaaAAAGTACGAGTATTGGACAACTTTTGGGTACTAGTAGAAACCAATGGGTAACACTTCTGTTGCAAAAAAAACCTTAaggcccgtttgtttcgttggaaatgaatttcattttaataattataatttagacaaaactaattaagttcatatatttatatatgtatatttgtgaaatttaataattataatttagataaaactaattaagttcatatatttatatatgtaatatatttgtatattatcttaaatcataTAAAAGAGATAATTATATACTACATTGATGTTATAACAAAATAAGTAAAAGAGTGTGCTATAatttgtacatcggaaaaataacatgtaaatctatagaatcaaattTCATATCTCACCCTATAAATTTGAGACTAGTAATTTGGGCGCGCCCTGCGCGCATAGTAAACAATTAGTAATAATTAATAACGATGGTGGGTTCAGAATCTAATACAGTCCCAGGGCAGTATTAATAAAATAAAAGTATAATATCAAGCATCGGTTTGTATAAAACCTTTAGAATCACAAAACTTTTACAATGCATCTGCCAAGAGCTTTTGTCTGTTTACCAAATTTCAATAGGATTTTATATGTGTGTTATCAGCATGATGAGGATGTAGGAAGCACAATGCAGTGTGTTATATGGAGGAGCTCTTGATTTGTCTGAAGCCTCTTGAATGGAGATCCTAGAGAAGTGGCGTGAGAATCGGCCGCTTTTGGCAATGCAAATATGCAGCAAAATACTCAACTATCTAGATGTTGCCTACAATCAAAGCAATGGCATCACCTTCCGCAAAAGGTGTCAAGAGCACTCGAAAATTCACATTTCTAGCCTCATCCAATTTACGTTTTGGTTTAAATATCATACATCAAGTTTAATATTATGGCCAACAGATGCTACTCATGGAAAGTCTTCGCAAAGCAATGTTAAACCTTACATTCGATGACCTCAAAGTTGATACCGGGCAATAGCAAAGTCATTCTCTTCTCTGTGTATTTATAGTTGACATCACCATTTTGTTTTTTAGCTTCTTCATAAACCTATAAAATGAAATCGCAGTGCCCAAGTGCAATTTCAATGTAAACTAAGCAGGTAACGAAAGAATGTCAAACAAACTATGTGTACTATAGTTACTCAACTATTGGAGTAAATCTAGGATGGCTCAATGAATTTGAGCACCATATAATATTTGAATCAGAGACAATATCTTTATAATTAATCTATCAAGGTATTtacctatcggggaccataattaggggtaccctcaagacgcctaattctcagctggtaacccccatcagcataaagctgcaaaggcctgatgggtgcgattaagtcagggatcagtccgttcgagcgactcgatcatgcctcgcccgagcctagcctcggacaaaggcagccaaccccggaggaactccgtctcgcccgaggcccccctccaacggcggacacatctccggctcgcccgaggccctgccttcgctaagaagcaaccctgactaaatcgccgcaccaaccgaccgaatcgcaggagcatttaacgcaaaggtggcctgacacctttgtcctgacacacgccccccggcagagccgaagtgaccgccgtcacttcgccgctccactgaccggcctgacaaaaggacagcaccgcctgcgccactccgactgcggtgccacttgacagagtgagactgacgggcagtcaggccctgccaaaggcaccataggaagctccgctccgcccgacccagggctcagactcgggctaagtcccggaagacggcgaactccgctccgcccgacccagggctcggactcgggctaagtcccggaagacggcaaactccgctccgcccgaccccagggctcggactcgggctaagtcccggaagacggcgaactccgctccgcccgaccccagggctcggactcgggctaagtcccggaagacggcgtactccgctccgcccgaccccagggctcggactcgggctaagtcccggaagacggcgaactccgctccacccgaccccagggctcagactcgggctcagccccagaagacgacgaactccgctccgcccgaccccagggctcggactcgggctcagccccagaagacgacgaactccgcttcgctcgaccccagggctcggactccgccccggcctctgccgaacgacctccgcctcgcccgacccaggggctcggactcggcctcagccacggaagacagactcgatctcggcttcggaggagcctccacgtcgcccaacctagggcgcagaccagccacgtcaacaggaagcgccatcatcaccctaccccgagccgactcgggccacagagaacaagatcggtgtcccatctggctagctccgccagataggcaatgatggcgccccgcaagctctgtgacgacggcggctctcagctctcttacggaagcaggaggacgtcagcaaggactcaaccgctccgacagctgtccctccgccaggctccgttgctcctccgacggccacgacatcacaccagctgggtgccaagatctctccggctgccacatcggcatgtacttagggcactagctctcccccgctagacacgtagcactccgctacacccccattgtacacctggatccactccttacgactataaaaggaaggaccagggccctcttagagagggttggccgcgcggggacgaggatgggacaggcgctctcctggggccgctcgcttccctcacccgcgtggacgcttgtaaccccctactgcaagcgcacccgacctgggcgcgggacgaacacgaaggccgcggaatttccacctctctcacgcccatctccggccgcctcgcttccccccttcgcgctcgcccacgcgctcgacccatctgggctggggcacgcagcgacattcactcgtcggcttagggaccccccggtctcgaaacgccgacagttggcgcgctaggtaggggcctgctgcgtgttgacgaacagcttcccgtcaagctccagatgggcagtctccagcaacctcttcgacccgggacgatgctccgtttcgggagtcttgagttcatgtccttcgacggcagctacgacatgatactccttccaccgccgcgcgacaacgacaatggcggccgacagcctgcccgccggcggcggaatcgacgacgtcttccccgcgcggtggaagaacaacattcgagctcgccccgtcctctcccccgccaacggaggaggaggcggggcaaccaaggccaagcgggaggctgcgcctcgtcggctgtcgagcgagtcgacgtccctagcgctccaacggggggcacgtcgggcgtcgacctcgcgtttgagacgaaggcgagcgccgtctccccgcgacacgccaatcccgagcaagcggacgacgccagtgcgctcgcggagagcttgcaggacgtcgccctcgtacctgagacgacggtgcaatcagtccccgacgtgactatgtcgctgctcgtcgaccgaaaggtaccgaccgattcccatcctacgtcatttggactcagcctcaacccgcctagcgaccttggtttggcgggcgctctcgtagaggcgagtgcaacccctctggggtttcgcatgcggtcgccttgggaccggctgacgaacgtctcgacctacgggccctctgggtccgaggaagatgacgaccccaacatctattgggatttctctggatttggcaaccccagtgccatgcgggacttcatgaccgcatgtgactactgcctctccgactgttccgacggtagccgcagcctcgacgacgaggactgcggcccaagccgcgagtgtttccacgtcgagctaggggatccctccgaaggcaatcgtcTCGACAtgctggaggacggtgatctccctaggccagtgcctcgcgctgacatcccgtgggagctagctgtggtccccgttctggcggggggtcacgacccacagctcgagcaagtccgcggggcgcaggccaggctcgacgagggagcaggagcgcttgagccgatccgccgggacgtcgggcaggcatgggcgggccaacccccggccggagaaatacgtcacctgccccagggtctccagcaccgtgtCACCaacgacgccagggtcaggccgccgcccgcatccagtggggtcggtcagaacttggctgcagcagcgatgcttctccgcgcgatgccggagccatcaaccaccgagggtcggcgaatccagggagagctcaagaatctcctggaaggcgctgtggtccgacgggccgagagctctgcctcccgaaggcagggatacccctcagaacctcatgccgcgacttcccgattcatgcgggaagcctcggtttacaccgggcgcatgcgccacaccgcgcctgcggccccgggccacctcggcaacgagcaccatcatcgcgaccgtcgggcccacctcgacgaaagggtgcgccgaggttaccaccccaggcgtgggggacgctatgacagcggggaggatcggagtccctcgcccgaaccacccggtccgcaggccttcagccgggccatccgacgggcgccgttcccgacccggttccgaccctcgactactatcacaaagtactcgggggaaacgagaccggaactatggctcgcggactaccgcctggcctgccaactgggtggaacggacgacgacaacctcatcatccacaacctccccctgttcctctccgacaccgctcgcgcctggttggagcacctgcctccggggtagatctccaactgggatgacctggtccaagccttcgccgacaatttccagggcacgtacgtgcgccccgggaattcctgggacctccgaagctaccggcagcagccgggagagtctctccgggactacatccggcgattctcgaagcagcgcaccgagctgcccaacatcaccgactcggatgtcatcggcgcgttccttgccggcaccacctgccgcgacctggtgagtaagttgggtcgcaagacccccaccagggcgagcgagctgatggacatcgccaccaagttcgcctctagccaggaggcggtcgaggctatcttccgaaaggacaagcagccccagggccgcccatcggaagatgctcccgaggcgtctactccgcgcggcgccaagaagaaaggcaagaagaagtcgcaagcgaaacgcgacgccgccgacgcggaccttgtcgccgccgccgagtacaagaaccctcggaagccccccggaggtgccaacctcttccacaagatgctcaaggagccgtgcccctatcatcaggggcccatcaagcacacccttgaggagtgcgtcatgcttcggcgccacttccacagggccgggccacccgcggagggtggcagggcccgcgacgacgacaagcaggaagatcaccaagcaggagagttccccgaggtccgcgactgcttcatgatctacggtgggcatgcggcgaatgcctcggctcggcatcgcaagcaagagcgccgggagatctactcggcgaaggtggcggcgccagtctacctagactggtccgacaagcccatcaccttcgaccaagccgaccaccccgaccacgtgccgaacccggggaaatacccgctcgtcgtcgaccccatcgtcggagacgtcaggctcaccaaggtccttatggatgggggcagctgcctcaacatcatctacgccgagaccctcgggctcctgcgcgtcgatctgtcctccatccgagcaggcgctgcgcccttccacgggatcattctcgggaaacgcgtccagcccctcggacgactcgaccttcccgtctgcttcggaacgccctccaacttccgaagggagactctgacgttcgaggtggtcgggttccgaggaacctaccacgcggtactggggaggccatgctacgcgaagttcatggccgtccccaactacacctacctgaagctcaagatgccgggccccaacggggtcatcaccgtcggccccacgtacaaacacgcgttcgaatgcgacgtggagtgcgtggagtacgccgaggccctcgccgagtccgaggccctcatcgccgacctggaaagcctctcaaaagaggtgcccgacgtgaagcgccatgctggcaacttcgagccagtggagacggtcaaggccgtccctctcgaccccagtggcgacacctccaagcagatccggatcggttccgggcacgaccccaaataggaagcggtgctcgtcgactttctccgcgcaaacgccgacgtctttgcgtggagtccctcggacatgcccggcataccgagggatgtcgccgagcactcgctggatattcgggccggagcccgacccgtcaagcagcctctgtgccgattcgacgaggagaagcgcagagtgataggcgaggagatccacaagctaatggcagcagggttcatcaaagaggtattccatcccaaatagcttgccaaccctgtgcttgtgagaaag harbors:
- the LOC100286168 gene encoding stromal 70 kDa heat shock-related protein (The RefSeq protein has 1 substitution compared to this genomic sequence); this translates as MVSFTCSQVGATAAGGASPFIGYRWRSGPGGATPSSSLFVGRRLAAVQMRAPSRGARGGSALRVTCEKVVGIDLGTTNSAVAAMEGGKPTVVTNAEGARTTPSVVAYTKTGERLVGQIAKRQAVVNPENTFFSVKRFIGRKMAEVDDEAKQVSYGVVKDENGNVKLDCPAIGKQFAAEEISAQVLRKLVDDASKFLNEKITKAVVTVPAYFNDSQRTATKDAGRIAGLEVLRIINEPTAASLAYGFEKKNNETILVFDLGGGTFDVSVLEVGDGVFEVLSTSGDTHLGGDDFDKRIVDWLASNFKKDERIDLLKDKQALQRLTEAAEKAKMELSTLTQANISLPFITATADGPKHIEATLSRAKFEELCSDLIDRLKTPVNNALRDAKLSLSDLDEVILVGGSTRIPAVQELVRKLTDKDPNVTVNPDEVVSLGAAVQGGVLAGDVKDVVLLDVTPLSLGLETLGGVMTKIIPRNTTLPTSKSEVFSTAADGQTSVEINVLQGEREFVRDNKSLGSFRLDGIPPAPRGVPQIEVKFDIDANGILSVAAIDKGTGKKQDITITGASTLPKDEVERMVEEADKFAKEDKEKRDAIDTKNQADSVVYQTEKQLKELGDKVPAPVKEKVDVKLQELKDAISGGSTQSMKDAMAALNQEVMQIGQAMYNQPGASAAGPTPGAEAGPTPGTGPTQNDGDVIDADFTDSN